The Thermoclostridium stercorarium subsp. stercorarium DSM 8532 genome contains a region encoding:
- a CDS encoding carbohydrate ABC transporter permease, with amino-acid sequence MERKQHGTGEVVFNAINYTVFILYTLICVFPFYYLFINTISSNELTGLGLITFYPKGIHLSNYIQVLKLKGLPRAALVSLARTVIGTAATVFASAFLGYLFTKKEMWGRKFWYRFVVITMYFNAGILPWFITMMNLGLTNNFLAYILPYIVQPFYIILIKTYVESIPQSLQESAQLDGAGYFTIFFRIVFPLITPILATVAVFSAVNQWNSFTDTLFLMTDSKYYTLQFVLYRYLNEATALASIIKSSQGPVNMNLQNMQTPTSVRMTVSMIVVTPILLVYPYFQRYFVKGIMIGAVKG; translated from the coding sequence ATGGAAAGAAAACAACACGGCACCGGTGAAGTGGTTTTTAACGCAATCAACTATACCGTTTTTATCCTTTATACGCTGATTTGCGTCTTCCCGTTCTATTACCTGTTTATAAACACCATAAGCAGTAACGAGCTTACCGGCCTGGGCCTTATCACTTTTTACCCCAAAGGCATTCATCTCAGTAACTACATCCAGGTATTGAAGCTGAAAGGACTTCCACGTGCTGCGCTGGTCTCACTTGCAAGGACGGTTATAGGCACGGCGGCGACTGTTTTTGCTTCTGCCTTTCTTGGATACCTTTTTACGAAGAAGGAAATGTGGGGAAGAAAGTTTTGGTACAGGTTTGTAGTTATCACAATGTATTTCAACGCCGGAATTCTTCCATGGTTTATCACCATGATGAATTTGGGGTTGACGAATAATTTTCTTGCCTATATATTGCCGTATATTGTGCAACCATTTTATATCATATTAATAAAGACCTACGTAGAATCCATACCCCAATCCCTGCAGGAATCGGCACAGCTTGACGGAGCGGGATACTTCACCATATTTTTCAGAATTGTATTCCCGCTGATTACTCCGATACTGGCTACGGTAGCGGTATTTTCCGCAGTGAACCAGTGGAATTCGTTCACCGATACTTTGTTCCTGATGACCGATTCAAAATACTATACCCTGCAGTTTGTGCTTTACAGGTATTTAAATGAGGCCACTGCGCTTGCGTCAATTATAAAAAGCTCCCAGGGACCAGTAAATATGAACCTTCAGAATATGCAAACACCTACCTCGGTGAGGATGACGGTTTCAATGATTGTTGTAACGCCGATACTTCTCGTATATCCGTATTTCCAGCGGTACTTTGTAAAGGGAATTATGATTGGGGCGGTAAAGGGCTGA
- a CDS encoding 50S ribosomal protein L25: MGSLIVAEERKLSGRKVRKMGYVPGVIYGPGVKNSMNVQFSQKDMNRFLNEHTTGSKATVMVNGNKHLCVIKEIQYGLINREPIHIDFYASSENSVVKVTVPFKFVGREKLGSNRLVLNILEDEIEIQGVLKDLPEFIDIDVSEMTDGSEITMGDIKLPAGVKLLSKEDEIVAKVVKAEAGPEAEAESEAAAAGTQETAEAKETA; encoded by the coding sequence ATGGGCAGCTTGATAGTTGCCGAAGAACGAAAATTAAGCGGAAGGAAGGTCAGAAAAATGGGATATGTCCCGGGCGTGATTTACGGACCCGGAGTAAAAAACAGCATGAATGTTCAGTTCAGCCAGAAGGATATGAACAGGTTTCTCAACGAACATACAACAGGCTCAAAAGCAACTGTTATGGTCAACGGCAATAAACACTTGTGCGTGATAAAGGAGATACAGTACGGATTAATAAACAGGGAACCGATACATATTGATTTCTATGCCTCTTCTGAAAACAGCGTTGTCAAAGTAACAGTTCCTTTTAAGTTTGTTGGAAGGGAAAAGCTTGGTTCGAACAGGCTTGTGCTGAACATTCTCGAGGATGAAATTGAAATCCAGGGCGTATTAAAGGATTTGCCCGAATTTATTGATATTGACGTATCAGAAATGACTGACGGCAGTGAAATAACAATGGGTGATATAAAACTGCCTGCCGGTGTCAAGCTTCTGTCAAAAGAAGACGAAATTGTGGCGAAGGTGGTCAAGGCAGAGGCCGGGCCTGAAGCTGAAGCCGAGTCAGAGGCTGCTGCCGCAGGTACGCAGGAAACGGCGGAAGCAAAAGAAACTGCGTGA
- a CDS encoding extracellular solute-binding protein, translated as MRLKRIFAALMSFAMLLSMTACNVTQTDKQKDTGVPATTQAGSQTAGASEKELYRIDVFTMLGNKAGEQTGWFAKIVKDKFNIEMNMIASNVEGGDTKFATMMASGDLGDIVIFGSDSDNKWLDALKANALFDWTTDGILDTYGKYIVENYSKAIEKNKISFGNGKSVYGLGHSVANMPEGPSEGEDMVYQSELRWDLYEKIGMPEIESPEDLLHVLKRMQEIEPTSESGMPTYGFSIWSDWDGNMVMYVKSFAALFGYDEGDGFNNAGFLLYSPDDGDCQGALDPDGWYIRVLRLFFKANQMGLLDPDSISQKYDDVIRKYQDGAILFSLFPWACNVYNTPERLSQGKGFRYVPIKGQKIISYGFDERGGNRVISIGAKAEHPERLMELINWMYTPEGVMTIYNGPEGLTWEMKNGKPVLTEFGKQALPNNPVDVPEEFGGGTFQDGQNQMNFETVHRNAINPETNEPYDFRLWSSYLEENSNPLLDKWREAMGALTTKDYLMKNNMVSIKKPVYMGKAPDVMPDDLMQKQGQVATVIKQYSWRMMYAKDEAEFEQLLSEMTAKAKGLGYDEVLKWNIEHAKEVYEFLKKNN; from the coding sequence ATGAGGTTAAAACGCATTTTTGCAGCGTTGATGTCATTTGCAATGCTTCTGAGCATGACGGCCTGCAACGTTACACAGACGGACAAACAGAAAGATACAGGCGTACCGGCTACGACACAGGCTGGCAGTCAGACTGCCGGGGCTTCTGAAAAGGAACTGTACAGAATAGACGTATTTACAATGCTCGGTAACAAGGCAGGCGAACAGACCGGCTGGTTTGCAAAGATTGTAAAGGATAAGTTCAATATTGAAATGAACATGATTGCCTCAAACGTTGAAGGCGGGGACACAAAGTTTGCCACAATGATGGCATCCGGCGACCTGGGAGATATAGTCATATTCGGAAGCGATTCGGACAACAAATGGCTGGACGCCTTGAAAGCCAATGCTCTGTTTGACTGGACGACGGACGGAATACTGGATACATACGGCAAATATATTGTTGAAAACTATTCCAAGGCTATAGAAAAGAATAAAATTAGTTTCGGCAACGGCAAAAGCGTATACGGTTTGGGGCATTCAGTGGCAAACATGCCCGAAGGTCCGTCCGAAGGCGAGGATATGGTTTACCAGTCGGAACTGCGCTGGGATTTGTATGAAAAAATTGGAATGCCCGAAATTGAATCCCCAGAGGATCTGCTCCATGTGCTGAAAAGGATGCAGGAAATAGAACCCACTTCCGAATCAGGGATGCCAACATACGGTTTCAGCATATGGTCTGATTGGGACGGAAACATGGTTATGTATGTTAAGTCTTTTGCAGCGCTGTTCGGATATGACGAAGGAGACGGCTTTAACAATGCGGGATTCCTGCTGTATTCTCCTGACGACGGAGACTGCCAGGGAGCCCTTGATCCTGACGGTTGGTATATAAGAGTACTCAGGCTGTTCTTTAAGGCAAATCAGATGGGGCTTCTCGATCCCGATTCCATTTCCCAGAAATATGATGACGTTATAAGAAAGTATCAGGACGGCGCGATATTATTCTCATTATTCCCGTGGGCGTGCAATGTGTACAATACTCCTGAGCGTTTGAGTCAGGGCAAAGGTTTCAGGTATGTACCAATTAAGGGTCAGAAAATAATATCCTATGGCTTTGACGAACGCGGCGGAAACAGGGTAATAAGCATAGGCGCGAAGGCCGAACATCCCGAACGCCTTATGGAGTTGATTAACTGGATGTACACGCCCGAGGGGGTTATGACGATATACAACGGCCCCGAAGGGCTTACGTGGGAGATGAAGAACGGAAAACCGGTACTTACCGAGTTTGGAAAGCAGGCACTTCCGAACAATCCGGTTGATGTGCCGGAGGAATTCGGCGGAGGAACCTTCCAGGACGGGCAGAACCAGATGAATTTTGAGACGGTGCATCGCAATGCGATAAATCCTGAAACCAATGAACCTTATGATTTCAGACTCTGGTCATCATACCTTGAAGAGAATTCAAATCCGCTGCTGGATAAATGGCGTGAGGCAATGGGGGCTCTGACAACCAAGGATTATTTGATGAAAAATAATATGGTTTCGATAAAAAAGCCGGTATATATGGGGAAAGCTCCTGATGTGATGCCCGATGACTTAATGCAGAAACAGGGGCAGGTGGCTACGGTTATCAAGCAGTATTCATGGCGTATGATGTATGCAAAGGACGAAGCGGAATTTGAACAGTTGCTCAGCGAAATGACCGCAAAGGCAAAAGGCCTTGGCTATGACGAAGTATTAAAATGGAATATTGAGCACGCAAAAGAAGTTTATGAATTTCTTAAAAAAAATAACTGA
- a CDS encoding ABC transporter permease, whose protein sequence is MYYDRRKRIVIKDKYRLFLMALPFLVLTFLFSYLPLHGWVYAFYNYRPGIPLRQNEFVGFYWFKSIVSNPTQTAEVLRVLRNTFAMSTLGLLTSVLPVIFAVFLSEIRVDWLRKSVQVLTTLPNFISWVLVYSFAFALFSTNTGFVNRILIQLGVIDRGINFLASNKHVWLTMILWSTWKSLGWNAIMYLAAITSIDPELYEAARVDGAGRFSMIWHITVPGIMPTYFVLLLLQIANFINNGMEQYYVFQNAINKDYIEVLDLYVYNIGMIGTSFSFATAVSALKSLVSVFLLMFANGLSKLVRGETII, encoded by the coding sequence ATGTATTATGACCGCAGAAAAAGGATTGTAATTAAGGACAAATACCGCCTTTTTCTTATGGCGCTGCCGTTTTTGGTTCTTACATTCCTGTTTTCTTACCTTCCGCTGCACGGATGGGTTTACGCCTTTTATAATTACAGGCCTGGAATACCGTTGCGGCAGAACGAATTCGTCGGGTTCTACTGGTTTAAGTCAATTGTGTCCAATCCCACACAAACCGCAGAGGTGTTGAGAGTCCTGAGAAACACCTTTGCAATGAGCACTCTGGGATTATTAACTTCGGTCCTTCCCGTAATTTTCGCAGTTTTCCTTTCGGAAATAAGGGTTGACTGGCTAAGAAAAAGCGTCCAGGTGCTTACAACATTGCCCAATTTCATCAGCTGGGTACTGGTTTATTCTTTTGCCTTTGCTTTGTTTTCAACCAATACGGGCTTTGTAAACCGTATATTAATCCAGCTCGGCGTTATAGACCGTGGAATTAACTTCCTTGCTTCAAACAAACATGTATGGCTGACGATGATTTTATGGAGCACATGGAAAAGTCTGGGGTGGAACGCAATAATGTATCTTGCCGCAATTACAAGTATTGATCCTGAGCTGTATGAAGCGGCAAGAGTTGACGGAGCGGGAAGATTCAGCATGATATGGCATATTACCGTTCCGGGGATTATGCCAACCTATTTTGTTCTGCTTCTTTTGCAGATCGCCAATTTCATCAACAACGGGATGGAACAATACTATGTGTTCCAGAACGCGATCAACAAGGATTACATAGAGGTTCTGGATTTGTATGTTTACAACATAGGAATGATAGGTACAAGCTTCTCATTTGCAACTGCGGTGAGTGCGCTGAAATCGCTGGTCAGCGTATTTCTGCTGATGTTTGCCAACGGCTTGTCCAAATTAGTCCGTGGTGAAACCATAATTTAA
- a CDS encoding sugar phosphate nucleotidyltransferase codes for MKALFLAGGFGTRLRPITNDLPKPMVPIMGKPLLERNIENLKKFGISEIVLSTCYKPNKIKKYFGDGSRFGVKISYICEDEPLGTAGAIKNAEKFFDDTFLVFNADILSDFDISDMISFHKQKGALATIAVTHVDNPSAYGVIEHDENGFITAFKEKPKPDETSSNLINAGVYIFEPELLKEIPAGRAVSIERETYPLLLSKGYKMAIYDRCSYWLDLGTPQKYLKAHKDILKGLIKIKEHDFNKNAQYISKTAKISRFAKIKEPVYIGDNVEISSFANIGPNTVIFGNSTIGTDAKVVESIVWDNAHVEGGASVVNSVVMSNCVVDRNSDQYNSILADNLSYTMAV; via the coding sequence ATGAAGGCATTGTTTTTAGCAGGCGGATTTGGTACGAGACTGAGACCTATAACCAACGACCTGCCAAAACCAATGGTGCCGATTATGGGCAAGCCTCTGCTTGAAAGAAATATTGAAAACTTAAAAAAATTCGGTATCAGTGAAATAGTATTGAGCACATGCTATAAACCAAACAAAATAAAAAAATATTTTGGTGACGGAAGCCGGTTTGGCGTTAAAATAAGCTATATATGCGAGGATGAACCTTTAGGTACCGCCGGTGCAATTAAAAACGCAGAGAAATTTTTCGATGATACATTTCTGGTATTCAATGCCGACATTTTAAGCGATTTTGACATATCCGACATGATTAGCTTCCATAAACAGAAAGGTGCACTGGCAACAATTGCTGTTACCCATGTTGACAACCCGTCGGCGTACGGGGTTATAGAACATGACGAAAATGGCTTTATTACCGCTTTCAAGGAAAAACCAAAACCTGATGAAACCAGTTCTAACCTGATAAATGCAGGAGTGTATATTTTTGAACCGGAATTATTGAAGGAAATTCCTGCAGGGCGGGCGGTTTCCATTGAACGGGAAACTTATCCGCTGCTGCTCAGCAAAGGTTACAAAATGGCAATTTACGACCGCTGTTCTTACTGGCTGGATTTGGGCACGCCTCAAAAATACCTTAAAGCTCACAAAGATATACTGAAAGGACTAATAAAAATAAAAGAGCATGATTTTAATAAAAATGCGCAATATATAAGTAAAACTGCTAAAATAAGCCGTTTTGCAAAAATAAAGGAACCGGTGTATATCGGAGACAATGTGGAAATTTCATCATTTGCAAATATAGGCCCGAATACCGTTATATTCGGCAACTCAACCATCGGCACCGACGCAAAGGTTGTGGAAAGCATCGTCTGGGATAACGCCCATGTTGAAGGAGGAGCTTCGGTTGTAAATTCGGTGGTTATGTCCAACTGCGTAGTCGACAGAAACAGCGACCAGTACAATTCCATTCTTGCAGACAATCTCAGCTATACAATGGCGGTATGA
- a CDS encoding glycosyltransferase family 4 protein: MVSNRIRNIAFLSTYPPRECGLATFTQDLVRELDKISLLNKPAVIAVSNDRYNYSKRVIMEISQFDRESYTNAARAVNDSDIELLVIEHEYGIFGGEAGEYIIDFINSLKIPFITTLHTVLPSPSEKQKEVLEIIGKKSAKIVTMAKNTVPILESVYDIPSSKIEVIPHGVPYRIVESREKLKEKHGFSGRTVISTFGLISPGKGLEYGIEAIAKVAEKHKDVIYLILGQTHPVVKKEHGESYREKLIELVERLGIKEHVMFVDKYLTKDEIITYLQMSDIYMTPYLGKDQAVSGTLAYAVGYGRVIVSTPYSYAKEMLADGKGLLAEFRDAGSLAEKIMYVLDNPKAKKEMEKRTLSVGMTMMWGNIANQYTKLFIDTLEKSKFQSSMVV, translated from the coding sequence ATGGTTTCGAACAGAATAAGGAATATAGCGTTTTTAAGTACATATCCTCCGCGGGAATGTGGGCTTGCAACCTTCACTCAGGATCTGGTGAGAGAACTTGACAAAATAAGCCTTTTAAACAAACCTGCCGTTATTGCGGTAAGCAATGACAGATATAATTACAGCAAACGTGTTATAATGGAGATATCCCAGTTCGACAGGGAAAGCTATACAAATGCGGCCAGGGCCGTTAATGATTCCGACATAGAACTTCTTGTTATAGAGCATGAATACGGTATATTCGGCGGTGAAGCAGGCGAATATATTATCGACTTTATTAACAGCCTGAAAATTCCGTTTATCACAACACTCCATACCGTGTTGCCCAGCCCTTCGGAAAAACAGAAAGAAGTACTTGAAATCATCGGTAAAAAAAGCGCGAAAATCGTTACAATGGCAAAAAATACAGTCCCCATTCTTGAAAGCGTGTATGACATACCTTCTTCAAAAATAGAAGTTATACCGCACGGTGTCCCGTACAGAATCGTTGAATCGAGGGAAAAATTAAAGGAAAAACACGGGTTTTCGGGCCGGACGGTTATAAGCACTTTCGGGCTGATAAGCCCGGGTAAGGGGCTGGAATACGGAATTGAAGCCATTGCAAAAGTGGCGGAAAAGCATAAGGATGTTATTTACCTTATCCTCGGGCAGACTCATCCGGTTGTAAAAAAAGAACACGGCGAAAGCTACAGAGAGAAATTAATAGAACTGGTTGAGCGTCTGGGCATAAAAGAACATGTAATGTTTGTCGACAAATACCTTACAAAGGATGAAATTATAACTTACCTGCAAATGTCGGACATATACATGACACCGTACCTTGGCAAGGATCAGGCGGTAAGCGGAACCCTCGCCTATGCGGTAGGATACGGAAGGGTGATTGTATCCACTCCGTACAGTTACGCAAAGGAGATGCTCGCGGACGGAAAGGGCCTGTTGGCAGAATTCAGAGACGCCGGCTCGCTTGCCGAGAAAATTATGTATGTGCTGGACAATCCTAAGGCCAAGAAAGAAATGGAAAAGCGTACCCTGAGTGTTGGCATGACAATGATGTGGGGGAATATTGCAAATCAGTATACAAAGCTTTTCATTGATACTCTGGAAAAATCCAAATTCCAGAGCAGTATGGTGGTCTGA
- a CDS encoding glycosyl transferase group 1 -like protein, with translation MGKVAFNTVLKDDHIFRLTDDTGMLQHSRFAVPDPTFGYTTDDNARALIMALMLYEKYRSRKYLGLVYKYTSFLLNAQNENGKFRNFMSYERKWLEEEGSEDCFGRCIWAICYALSNEHTPKGVKYGLLHLLNKAMSNIPSLKSPRSKAYTIIGLARLEDKQAKNIVYGLARSLCEQYEAHRDGEWKWFENIVAYCNSIMPWSLMLAYKVTGERKFFDVARESLEFLEGVTFRYGYFKPVGCNGWYLKGGVPAEYDEQTVEACETALTYLDAYEITGNRDYLQKAKMCHAWYEGVNSKGLPLIDKESGACFDGLTEQGVNLNMGAESLVSYVISSLRISDVYASAADYGKLNMAT, from the coding sequence ATGGGAAAGGTTGCTTTCAATACCGTATTGAAAGATGACCACATCTTCCGGTTAACCGATGATACCGGCATGCTGCAACACTCAAGGTTCGCAGTTCCCGATCCCACTTTCGGTTATACAACCGATGACAATGCCAGGGCTTTGATAATGGCATTGATGTTGTATGAAAAATACAGAAGCAGGAAATATCTTGGCCTTGTTTACAAATATACGTCCTTTTTGCTGAACGCCCAGAATGAGAACGGCAAATTCAGAAATTTCATGAGCTATGAAAGAAAATGGCTTGAAGAGGAAGGCTCCGAAGACTGTTTTGGAAGATGCATCTGGGCAATCTGTTACGCCCTTTCAAACGAGCACACTCCAAAGGGGGTAAAATACGGCCTTTTACACCTTCTGAACAAAGCAATGTCAAATATACCGTCTCTTAAATCGCCACGCTCCAAGGCATATACGATAATAGGCCTTGCCCGTCTCGAAGACAAACAGGCGAAAAACATTGTCTATGGTTTGGCCCGGTCCCTCTGTGAGCAGTATGAAGCCCACAGAGACGGTGAATGGAAATGGTTTGAGAATATTGTGGCATATTGCAACAGTATTATGCCATGGTCACTGATGCTGGCCTACAAAGTTACAGGAGAAAGAAAATTTTTTGACGTGGCAAGGGAAAGTCTTGAATTTCTCGAAGGCGTTACTTTCAGGTATGGCTACTTTAAGCCTGTGGGGTGCAACGGCTGGTATTTAAAGGGCGGGGTGCCCGCGGAATATGACGAGCAGACCGTCGAAGCCTGTGAAACGGCTTTAACCTATCTTGACGCATATGAAATAACCGGAAACAGGGATTACCTGCAAAAAGCAAAAATGTGCCACGCCTGGTATGAAGGTGTGAACTCGAAAGGCCTTCCGCTAATTGACAAAGAAAGCGGAGCATGTTTTGACGGGCTCACAGAACAGGGCGTTAACCTGAATATGGGAGCAGAAAGCCTGGTGTCGTATGTCATTTCGTCATTACGGATATCCGATGTTTACGCATCGGCAGCGGACTATGGCAAATTAAACATGGCAACATAA
- a CDS encoding response regulator, giving the protein MLRLLIVEDEKWEREGLVDFLDWKVFGIEIAGTARDGQEGYEKALRLKPDIILTDIKMPGMDGIEMSKKIKEVLPDIKIIILSGYDDFRFAQEAISFNASAYVLKPFEENDLIPVIRKVADMCNKEREKAGWEREVVNRLNESIKRVKMNFLNEWLSGPIAKESLMEKLREFDMSINPDSTYVVVLIKCAGDQSGTLDEAVRWFTEKARDKNYLFLTEDPREKETVICYEWDETVYPMLESINSHIKENYGVSVVTGAGEKANPLNLHVSYSQAREVVKHQLFWNDYRVFRYSEIYKLQEKFMERANEFLVHGDYFSKQFILALSSANEKRVSELLGELFVYINEARGAGTNFIINFVKNIVNDIYIFIYTLHPDFTASYLYEKAWSGCTAEGLKDKMELFLKNVVGMQKNRLSHDEQTVKKVIKIIEERYMEPLSIKTIANEVFLSPNYLGSIFKNHTGKRFNEYLNEYRMEKAKELLKSPKNKVATVAALVGFQNTSYFCSVFKSTFGIAPGEYQKNLNSI; this is encoded by the coding sequence TTGCTTCGCCTTTTGATTGTTGAAGACGAAAAATGGGAAAGGGAAGGCCTTGTTGATTTTCTCGACTGGAAGGTTTTCGGAATTGAGATAGCGGGGACCGCCCGTGACGGTCAGGAGGGATATGAAAAAGCCTTAAGGCTTAAACCCGATATAATTCTGACCGATATCAAAATGCCCGGTATGGACGGTATTGAAATGTCAAAGAAAATAAAGGAGGTGCTGCCTGACATAAAAATAATTATCCTGAGCGGGTATGATGATTTCAGGTTTGCGCAGGAAGCAATAAGTTTCAATGCCAGTGCATATGTTTTAAAGCCTTTTGAGGAAAATGATCTTATACCCGTTATCCGTAAAGTGGCTGACATGTGTAATAAGGAGAGGGAAAAGGCAGGCTGGGAGCGGGAAGTTGTAAACAGGCTGAATGAAAGCATAAAAAGGGTAAAAATGAATTTTTTGAACGAATGGCTGTCGGGCCCGATAGCAAAGGAAAGCCTGATGGAAAAACTCAGGGAATTTGACATGAGCATTAATCCTGATTCAACGTACGTTGTGGTGCTTATTAAGTGTGCCGGCGATCAATCCGGCACACTTGATGAGGCGGTCAGGTGGTTTACCGAAAAGGCCCGGGATAAAAATTATCTGTTTTTGACCGAAGACCCCAGGGAAAAAGAAACGGTCATCTGTTACGAATGGGATGAAACTGTATACCCGATGCTTGAAAGTATAAATTCCCATATAAAGGAAAATTATGGAGTTAGCGTTGTTACCGGCGCGGGCGAAAAGGCAAATCCCTTAAATCTTCATGTTTCATACAGCCAGGCAAGGGAGGTGGTGAAACATCAGTTATTCTGGAATGATTACCGCGTGTTTCGGTACAGTGAGATATATAAGCTTCAGGAAAAATTCATGGAAAGAGCCAATGAATTCCTTGTTCACGGTGATTATTTTTCGAAACAGTTCATACTTGCACTGAGCTCGGCAAACGAAAAGAGGGTTTCCGAACTTCTCGGTGAACTGTTTGTATATATTAACGAAGCCCGTGGTGCCGGTACCAATTTTATAATAAATTTCGTCAAAAATATTGTAAATGACATTTATATTTTCATATATACACTCCACCCGGATTTTACAGCGTCCTATCTTTATGAAAAGGCATGGAGCGGGTGTACTGCCGAAGGGTTAAAGGACAAAATGGAGTTGTTCCTGAAAAATGTAGTCGGCATGCAGAAAAACAGGCTGAGCCATGATGAGCAGACCGTAAAGAAAGTAATAAAGATTATTGAGGAACGATATATGGAACCGCTGTCGATAAAAACCATTGCAAATGAAGTGTTCCTGTCGCCGAATTATCTGGGAAGCATTTTTAAAAACCATACCGGGAAACGCTTCAACGAGTATTTGAATGAATACAGAATGGAGAAGGCAAAAGAACTGCTGAAGTCTCCCAAAAACAAGGTGGCGACAGTTGCGGCGTTAGTGGGTTTTCAGAACACTTCGTATTTCTGTTCGGTGTTTAAAAGCACTTTCGGCATAGCTCCCGGGGAATATCAGAAAAATTTGAATTCAATATAA